Below is a genomic region from Verrucomicrobiota bacterium JB022.
GCTCAGAGGAGCTGGAGAAGATCCGGCCGGCAGACGATCTGCACATCTCGCCCTTCCGTGCCGACGGCAAAACCTATGGTACGCCTACCTGGATCTGGTCCGTCGTAGTCGACGGCCAGCTCTTTGTGCGGGCCTACCACGGGCGCAAGTCTCGCTGGCATCAGGCGGCGGTAACGCAGAGAGCCGGGCGGATCCAGGTGGCAGGTATGCAGCCGGAGGTGACGTTCGAGGAGGTCGACGATCCGCAGCTTAATGGCCGGATCGACGCAGCCTACCGCGAGAAATACGCCGAAAGCCCTTACCTGCCTCCGATGATCAGCGACCGGACGCGGGCGGCCACCATCCTCATCCAACCCAATCGCGAGGCCTAGCCTGAAAGGCGCGACCTCACCGATGGAAGGCATTGGAATCCCCTTGCCATGAGCACTACCGATCTCTCCTCACGGCGCTCCCCTGCTGCAACCCTTGGGGTGGTGGCAGGCGGCACCATGCTGGCCTTGATCGTGTTCACCCTGCCGTTGACGACGGTCGCGGCGACGGTCGCCGAATTGTCTGCGGGGCCCAGGGGACAGGCATGGATCCTGAGCGGTATGCCCTTGGGGGCCGCCGCCGGGCTGCTCGGGGCCGGGGCACTGGGTGATAACCATGGGCGCAAGCGCGTCTTCGTCGCCGGCCTCGTCCTCCTCGTGGCAGCGTCGATCATGGGAGCCCTGGCGCCTTCCACCTTGCTGCTGATCCTGGCGCGGCTGCTGCAAGGGCTTTCCTCTTCGGCCATGCTCGCCTGCGGGCTGGGCTTGATCGGGCAGGTTTTCCCCAGCGGGCATGAGCGGGCCAAGGCAGCCGGCGTCTGGGCTGCCGGGCTGGGGGCCGGCGTGGCCGTAGGGCCTATCATCGCCGCAGCGCTGCTGTCGCTGGGTGGATGGCGCGCCTCTTATTGGGTGATGGCTGCCCTGGCAGCCCCACTCGCCGTTGTCGGGCAATGGCTCTTGCCGGATACGGAGGCTGTTGGCGGGCGACGCGTCGACTACGCCGGCGCACTGGTCCTCATGCTCGGCCTCACCGCCTTTCTCTCGGCCTTGACGGAAGCGCGCCTCGGCCTGCGCCCGCTCGTGCTGTGGCTGCTGGCCGCCGGAGTAGTCCTGCTCGCTGGTTTTATGTGGATCGAAGCCCGGAGCGACAACCCGATCCTGCAGCTATCCCTCTTTCGACGGGCCGACTTTGTAGGTGCCACGATGGGAGCCTTCGCTTCCGGCGCGGGCGTGCTGGCCATCATGACGCTTGTGCCCACCGTGCTGGAGCAATCGTTGGGCGTGAGCCCGCTACTGGCCGCAGTGGTATTGGTCGCGTGGTCGGCCATGACCGCCGTCACCGCGCTTGCAGCCCAACACCTGCACGCGGGGCTCCGCCCACGCACGCTGCTCTTTACCAGTATGGCGGGTTGTGGCTTGGGGCAGTTGCTGCTCCTGCTGATCCATCCGGCCGGAGGCGTCTTGCGGGCGCTTCCCGGGCTGTTTCTGGCCGGTGTTTCAAATGGCTTCCTCAATGCGGCGCTTGGGCACCAGGCGGTGCAGAGCGTGCCGCACCACCGCACGGCAATGGGCAGTGCGGCCAACAACACGGCCCGCTACCTCGGCTCGGCCATCGGCATCACGACCGCAGCCATCCTGATTGCCCACGGGGCCGAAAAGGGCGGTGCGAGCGGTCTCTTCGAAGGCTGGCACCAGGCTCTGCTCGTCTCCGTGGCGTTCACGGCCGTCGGCGCGGCCACCGTTTATTTTGCCCGGGAGCAGGCAAGCCCTGCCGCTCCCCAAACCCAACCCCTCTAAACAAGAAAACCTCATGAACAACATCCAAGACAAAGTCATCGTCATTACAGGTGCCTCCAGTGGACTGGGGGCCGAGACCGCCCGCTACCTTTCCAGGCTGGGCGCCAAGGTCGTCCTCGGCGCACGCCGGATGGAGCGCCTCGAAAAACTCGCCCAGGAAATCGGCCTCGACGCCAAGGCGATCGTCAAAACCGACGTAACCGACCGTCACCAGGTCAAGGCGCTCGTCGACCGCGCGATTGAGCTGCATGGGCGCGTCGACGTGATCCTGAACAACGCCGGCCTGATGCCCAGCTCGATGCTCGACAAGCTGAAGTTTGACGAGTGGGACCAGATGATCGACGTCAACATCAAGGGCACCCTCTACGGGATCGCCGCCGCCCTGCCCTACATGCAAAAGCAGAAGTCGGGGCACATCATCAACGTGTCGTCCGTCGCCGGCCACAAGGTGGGCCCGGGCGGTGCCGTCTACGCCGGCACGAAGTGGGCCGTGCGCGCGATCTCCGAAGGCCTGCGCCAGGAAGTAAAACCCTACAACATCCGCACCACCATCGTTTCGCCTGGAGCCGTGGATACCGAACTGACGGACACGATTACCGACGAAGACGTCGCCGCCGGCATGAAGGAAGTCTACCAGCAGGCGATCCCCGCCAGCTCTTTCGCCCGCGTGATCGAGTTTGCGCTCAACCAGCCGGCCGAGGTGGACATCAACGAGGTGCTCTTCCGCCCCACCAGCCAGCAATACTAGGCTAGTCAGCATCCGCCGATGCCGCACATCGCCGTCAAAGTCATACCGGGCAAAACGGAGGCGCAAAAGCAACGTCTCGCCGATGCCATCACCCGCGACGTCGTGGAGATCTTTGGATACGAAGAGGCCGCGGTCTCGATCGCACTCGAAGAAATCCCGGCGGAGCGCTGGAAGGAAGATGTATATCTTCCCGAGATCCAGGGGCACCCTCA
It encodes:
- a CDS encoding DUF2255 family protein, whose protein sequence is MSDWSSEELEKIRPADDLHISPFRADGKTYGTPTWIWSVVVDGQLFVRAYHGRKSRWHQAAVTQRAGRIQVAGMQPEVTFEEVDDPQLNGRIDAAYREKYAESPYLPPMISDRTRAATILIQPNREA
- a CDS encoding tautomerase family protein, whose protein sequence is MPHIAVKVIPGKTEAQKQRLADAITRDVVEIFGYEEAAVSIALEEIPAERWKEDVYLPEIQGHPQRLLKEPGYQL
- a CDS encoding SDR family oxidoreductase codes for the protein MNNIQDKVIVITGASSGLGAETARYLSRLGAKVVLGARRMERLEKLAQEIGLDAKAIVKTDVTDRHQVKALVDRAIELHGRVDVILNNAGLMPSSMLDKLKFDEWDQMIDVNIKGTLYGIAAALPYMQKQKSGHIINVSSVAGHKVGPGGAVYAGTKWAVRAISEGLRQEVKPYNIRTTIVSPGAVDTELTDTITDEDVAAGMKEVYQQAIPASSFARVIEFALNQPAEVDINEVLFRPTSQQY
- a CDS encoding MFS transporter, whose translation is MSTTDLSSRRSPAATLGVVAGGTMLALIVFTLPLTTVAATVAELSAGPRGQAWILSGMPLGAAAGLLGAGALGDNHGRKRVFVAGLVLLVAASIMGALAPSTLLLILARLLQGLSSSAMLACGLGLIGQVFPSGHERAKAAGVWAAGLGAGVAVGPIIAAALLSLGGWRASYWVMAALAAPLAVVGQWLLPDTEAVGGRRVDYAGALVLMLGLTAFLSALTEARLGLRPLVLWLLAAGVVLLAGFMWIEARSDNPILQLSLFRRADFVGATMGAFASGAGVLAIMTLVPTVLEQSLGVSPLLAAVVLVAWSAMTAVTALAAQHLHAGLRPRTLLFTSMAGCGLGQLLLLLIHPAGGVLRALPGLFLAGVSNGFLNAALGHQAVQSVPHHRTAMGSAANNTARYLGSAIGITTAAILIAHGAEKGGASGLFEGWHQALLVSVAFTAVGAATVYFAREQASPAAPQTQPL